From one Nycticebus coucang isolate mNycCou1 chromosome 14, mNycCou1.pri, whole genome shotgun sequence genomic stretch:
- the LOC128564580 gene encoding 39S ribosomal protein L42, mitochondrial-like, with amino-acid sequence MAGAAVKWVISKRSILKCLFPIQNGALYCVCHKSTYSSLPDDYNCKVELALTSDGRTIVCYHPSVDIPYEHTKSIPLPDPVCNNEETHDQLLKTRLAEKSERLEQGPMIEQLSKKFFTTKHRWYPHGQYHTHRKKLNPPKDR; translated from the coding sequence ATGGCTGGAGCAGCAGTAAAATGGGTGATATCAAAGAGAAGTAtcttgaaatgtttatttccaatcCAAAATGGAGCTTTATATTGTGTTTGTCATAAATCTACATATTCTTCTCTACCAGATGACTATAACTGCAAAGTAGAGCTTGCTTTGACATCTGATGGCAGGACAATAGTATGCTACCATCCTTCTGTGGACATTCCATATGAACACACAAAATCTATTCCTCTACCAGATCCTGTGTGTAATAATGAAGAAACACATGATCAACTGCTGAAAACCAGATTAGCAGAAAAAAGTGAACGCCTTGAACAAGGACCCATGATAGAACAACTTAGCAAAAAGTTCTTTACTACTAAGCACCGTTGGTATCCTCATGGACAGTATCACACTCATCGTAAGAAACTGAATCCTCCAAAGGACAGATGA